A single window of Acidimicrobiales bacterium DNA harbors:
- the arc gene encoding proteasome ATPase: MGDELQVPEGTDEPVEDVAADAVDLEREVAELRRRLIEAPRQLSLLESEVRDAGRELARANARNQKLNSTLETARERITVLREEVEKLSQPPSAYGTVVQVNDDGSADVHSGGRKMRVGVHPDLADDLTPGQEVVLNDAMSIVLARRHETTGEVVTVREVMAGGLRAVVVGRADEEKVVELGAELVGVGLHSGDSAMLDPRSGLLLERLPRPGVEDLVLEEVPDITYEDVGGLDRQIEQIVDAVELPFLHQDLFAEYDLPAPKGILLYGPPGCGKTLIAKAVANSLATKVAEVSGDVEARSYFLNIKGPELLNKYVGETERQIRLVFQRAREKSEQGWPVIVFFDEMESLFRTRGSGISSDIESTIVPQLLAEIDGVETLRNVIVIGASNREDLIDPAILRPGRLDVKIKIERPDAVAAAQIFSRYLVGDLPIDEASIETIGGGDRNKAALAMIDDAVAEMYSEEDRNRFLEVTYQNGDKEVLYFRDFASGAMVENIVRRAKKSAIKRQLAGGPRGICPEDMVQSVRQEFSEHEDLPNTTNPDDWAKISGKKGERIVYVRTLVTNHDDQSGGRSIEGVGTGQYL; this comes from the coding sequence CGGTTGAGGATGTTGCCGCGGATGCGGTCGATCTTGAGCGCGAGGTCGCCGAACTCCGCCGGCGCCTGATCGAGGCTCCGCGCCAACTGAGCCTCCTGGAGTCCGAGGTGAGGGACGCCGGACGGGAGTTGGCGAGGGCCAACGCCCGCAACCAGAAGCTCAACTCCACCCTGGAGACGGCCAGGGAGCGCATTACCGTGCTGCGCGAGGAGGTCGAGAAGCTCTCCCAGCCACCCTCGGCCTACGGCACCGTGGTCCAGGTCAACGACGACGGGTCGGCCGACGTCCATTCGGGCGGCCGCAAGATGCGCGTCGGGGTGCATCCCGACCTCGCAGACGACCTGACCCCGGGCCAGGAGGTCGTCCTCAACGACGCCATGAGCATCGTGCTGGCCAGGCGCCACGAGACCACCGGCGAGGTCGTCACCGTGAGGGAGGTCATGGCCGGTGGACTCCGGGCCGTGGTCGTGGGCCGTGCGGACGAGGAGAAGGTCGTCGAGTTGGGCGCCGAGCTCGTCGGCGTCGGGCTGCACAGCGGCGACTCGGCGATGCTGGACCCGCGGTCCGGCCTTCTCCTGGAGCGGCTTCCCCGACCCGGCGTGGAGGACCTGGTCCTGGAGGAGGTGCCTGACATCACGTATGAGGACGTCGGTGGCCTGGATCGCCAGATAGAGCAGATCGTCGACGCCGTCGAGCTGCCCTTCCTGCACCAGGACCTGTTCGCCGAGTACGACCTGCCCGCCCCCAAGGGAATCCTCCTCTACGGCCCTCCGGGCTGCGGCAAGACTCTCATCGCCAAGGCGGTTGCGAATTCGCTGGCCACCAAGGTGGCCGAGGTGTCCGGAGACGTGGAGGCGCGCAGTTACTTCCTGAACATCAAGGGCCCGGAGTTGCTCAACAAGTACGTGGGGGAGACCGAGCGACAGATTCGACTGGTGTTCCAGCGGGCGAGGGAGAAGTCCGAGCAGGGCTGGCCGGTGATCGTCTTCTTCGACGAGATGGAGTCCCTCTTCCGGACCCGCGGTTCGGGAATCAGCTCGGACATAGAGTCGACAATCGTGCCTCAGCTCCTGGCCGAGATCGACGGCGTCGAGACCCTGCGGAACGTCATAGTGATAGGTGCCTCCAACAGGGAGGACCTCATCGACCCGGCCATCCTACGGCCGGGGCGGCTCGACGTGAAGATCAAGATCGAGCGTCCTGACGCCGTCGCCGCGGCCCAGATCTTCTCCCGCTACCTGGTGGGGGACCTGCCGATCGACGAGGCGTCCATCGAGACGATCGGGGGCGGGGATCGCAACAAGGCGGCGCTGGCCATGATCGACGACGCGGTGGCCGAGATGTACTCCGAGGAGGACCGGAACCGCTTCCTCGAAGTGACCTACCAGAACGGCGACAAGGAGGTCCTGTACTTCCGGGACTTCGCCTCGGGGGCCATGGTGGAGAACATCGTCCGCCGTGCGAAGAAGTCAGCCATCAAGCGCCAGTTGGCCGGTGGTCCAAGGGGAATCTGCCCGGAGGACATGGTCCAGTCGGTACGTCAGGAGTTCTCCGAACACGAGGACCTGCCCAACACGACTAATCCCGACGACTGGGCGAAGATCTCCGGCAAGAAGGGCGAGCGGATCGTCTACGTCCGGACGCTCGTGACCAACCACGACGACCAGTCCGGCGGTCGTTCGATCGAGGGCGTCGGTACCGGGCAGTACCTCTGA
- a CDS encoding proteasome accessory factor PafA2, producing the protein MAVPKTLGIETEYGIVHRGVDAPNPISASSLLINAYLSRRADPGGGPGAPRVGWDFVDESPAVDVRGFTLLDAMAPEIETHLVNAVLTNGARYYVDHAHPELSTPECADALSVVLQDRAAEMILIESMEAANEFLPEDQELVVYKNNSDGKGNSYGCHENYLMDRSTPFGRIVQHATTHFVTRQVFTGAGKVGCELPHRDRSHIEFQLTQRADFFEEEVGLETTLKRPIINTRDEPHADPLRYRRLHVIVGDANLCEVATFLKLGTTAIVLGMVEDDVLDSTVAVADPVRALQAVSWDLTLSEPLVLTDGRTATAMDLQWELLESAQKYLLDRGPESVGGPIAEQVVERWEQVLSGLERDPTSLIGQVDWVTKRHLVDGFRDRHALSADDLRLAALDLQYHDLRPGRSLFARMGAEVLVDPVDVRRATNHPPTDTRAYFRGRCLTLWPERIVAANWDSMVFDVGGEALRRVPMMEPSRGTEEHVGTLLDTCGSVEELLERLSG; encoded by the coding sequence ATGGCCGTCCCCAAGACCCTTGGCATCGAGACCGAGTACGGGATAGTCCACCGCGGGGTCGACGCCCCGAACCCGATCAGCGCATCCTCGCTGCTGATCAACGCCTACCTGAGCCGCCGTGCGGATCCGGGTGGGGGACCGGGCGCCCCGCGGGTGGGGTGGGACTTCGTCGACGAATCGCCGGCGGTCGACGTCCGTGGTTTCACGCTGCTGGACGCCATGGCGCCGGAGATCGAGACCCACCTGGTCAACGCCGTGCTCACCAACGGGGCCCGCTACTACGTCGACCATGCCCACCCTGAGCTATCCACCCCGGAGTGCGCCGACGCGTTGTCGGTGGTGCTCCAGGATCGGGCCGCCGAGATGATCCTGATCGAGTCCATGGAGGCGGCCAACGAGTTCCTACCCGAGGACCAGGAACTCGTCGTATACAAGAACAACTCGGATGGCAAGGGCAACAGCTACGGCTGCCATGAGAACTACCTGATGGACCGATCCACCCCATTCGGCCGGATCGTCCAGCACGCCACCACGCACTTCGTGACCCGGCAGGTATTCACGGGAGCGGGCAAGGTCGGCTGCGAACTGCCCCACCGGGATCGGAGCCACATCGAGTTCCAGCTCACGCAGCGGGCCGACTTCTTCGAGGAGGAGGTCGGCCTGGAGACGACCCTGAAGCGGCCGATAATCAACACCCGCGACGAGCCCCACGCCGATCCCCTCAGGTACAGGCGGCTGCACGTCATAGTGGGAGACGCCAACCTCTGTGAGGTGGCCACGTTCCTCAAGTTGGGGACCACCGCCATCGTCCTCGGGATGGTGGAGGACGACGTGCTGGACTCGACGGTGGCGGTGGCCGATCCTGTCCGGGCCCTGCAGGCCGTGTCGTGGGACCTCACCCTGTCGGAACCGCTGGTCCTCACGGACGGCCGGACAGCGACTGCCATGGACCTCCAGTGGGAGCTGCTGGAATCCGCCCAGAAGTACCTGCTGGACCGGGGCCCGGAGTCGGTCGGGGGCCCGATCGCCGAGCAGGTCGTGGAGCGCTGGGAGCAGGTCCTCTCCGGTTTGGAGCGGGATCCAACCAGCCTGATCGGCCAGGTCGACTGGGTCACCAAGCGCCACCTCGTGGACGGGTTCCGGGATCGCCATGCTCTGTCGGCTGACGATCTCAGGCTGGCCGCCCTGGACCTCCAGTACCACGACCTGCGGCCCGGTCGCTCGCTGTTCGCCCGCATGGGTGCCGAGGTGCTGGTGGATCCCGTCGATGTCCGCAGGGCGACCAACCATCCCCCCACCGACACCCGGGCGTACTTCCGGGGCCGCTGCCTGACCCTCTGGCCGGAGCGCATCGTGGCGGCCAACTGGGATTCCATGGTCTTCGACGTGGGAGGCGAAGCCCTGCGCCGGGTTCCGATGATGGAGCCCTCCCGCGGCACGGAGGAACACGTCGGTACGCTCCTCGACACCTGCGGGTCGGTCGAGGAACTGCTCGAACGGCTCTCGGGCTGA
- a CDS encoding ubiquitin-like protein Pup encodes MAEREQRQRGGSDRTAEEAEVTDVAATPASTERSDRLKGEMDDLLDEIDEVLESNAEEFVKSYIQKGGE; translated from the coding sequence ATGGCTGAACGGGAACAACGACAGCGTGGTGGTTCGGATCGGACCGCGGAGGAGGCCGAGGTCACCGACGTGGCCGCCACCCCGGCGTCCACCGAGCGGTCCGACCGCCTCAAGGGGGAGATGGACGACCTCCTTGACGAGATCGACGAGGTGCTGGAGTCCAATGCCGAGGAGTTCGTGAAGAGCTACATCCAGAAGGGCGGCGAGTAG
- the prcB gene encoding proteasome subunit beta — translation MTLPLFIPGDDPGPDFLGLLDRLGVGAFKPTGAFDAAQITHGTTVVAIRYANGVVMAGDRRATTGHLISHRSIEKVFPADSYSGIAIAGAAGPAMQMVRLFQLQLEHYEKVEGSPLSLDGKANQLSQMLRNHMPAAMQGLGVLPLFAGYDARQGQGRLFQFDMTGGRYEERDYAATGSGGLHASTVVKLRHHGGIGADEAIDVVVEALFQAADEDSATGGPDPVRGIYPVIATITAEGFERLADEDVASRTSTLISRLGGAS, via the coding sequence GTGACGCTTCCCCTCTTCATTCCCGGCGACGACCCGGGTCCCGACTTCCTCGGACTCCTCGACAGGCTCGGTGTCGGCGCCTTCAAGCCGACCGGAGCGTTCGATGCCGCCCAGATCACCCACGGCACCACCGTTGTGGCGATCCGGTACGCGAACGGCGTGGTCATGGCCGGCGATCGACGCGCCACCACCGGACACCTCATCAGCCATCGCTCAATCGAGAAGGTGTTCCCCGCAGACAGCTACTCGGGCATTGCAATCGCCGGTGCGGCCGGGCCGGCCATGCAGATGGTCCGCCTCTTCCAACTGCAACTGGAGCACTACGAGAAGGTGGAGGGCAGCCCGCTGAGCCTGGACGGCAAGGCCAACCAGCTCAGCCAGATGCTCCGCAACCACATGCCGGCGGCCATGCAGGGCCTGGGCGTCTTGCCGCTGTTCGCCGGATACGACGCCCGCCAGGGGCAGGGTCGCCTCTTCCAGTTCGACATGACCGGTGGTCGCTACGAGGAGAGGGACTACGCGGCGACCGGATCCGGTGGCCTCCACGCATCGACGGTGGTCAAGCTCAGGCACCATGGGGGAATCGGGGCCGACGAGGCGATCGACGTTGTGGTCGAGGCGCTGTTCCAGGCTGCGGACGAGGACAGCGCCACCGGTGGACCGGACCCGGTACGCGGCATATATCCCGTGATCGCCACGATCACCGCTGAGGGCTTCGAGCGCCTGGCTGACGAGGACGTGGCCTCCCGGACCTCGACCCTGATCAGCCGTCTCGGAGGTGCATCGTGA
- the prcA gene encoding proteasome subunit alpha, with protein sequence MPMYISPEQLMKDKADYARKGIARGRAAIGCTYADGVLLCAENPSNTLRKVSEIYDRIGFVGVGRYNEFDQLRIAGVRHADFKGYSFSRDDVDARSLANQYAQALGHNFTHEIKPLEVEMLVAEMSEEDGGDQLFHLLYDGTVMDMTSFVVIGGEADAIRERLEATWSREADLSAALGSAVGALAGPDRALVGDDLEVAILARQNDRRAFRRIEGDDLDDLLA encoded by the coding sequence ATGCCGATGTACATCTCGCCCGAGCAGCTGATGAAGGACAAGGCCGACTACGCCCGCAAGGGCATCGCCAGGGGACGGGCTGCCATCGGTTGCACCTATGCCGATGGCGTCCTGCTCTGCGCTGAGAACCCCTCCAACACCCTTCGCAAGGTCAGCGAGATCTACGACCGCATCGGCTTCGTCGGGGTCGGCCGGTACAACGAGTTCGACCAGCTCCGCATCGCCGGGGTTCGCCACGCCGACTTCAAGGGCTACTCCTTCAGCCGTGACGACGTGGACGCCAGGTCGCTGGCCAACCAGTACGCCCAGGCCCTCGGGCACAACTTCACCCACGAGATTAAGCCGCTCGAGGTCGAGATGCTGGTGGCCGAGATGAGCGAGGAGGACGGTGGCGACCAGCTGTTCCACTTGCTCTACGACGGCACCGTGATGGACATGACCTCGTTCGTGGTCATCGGCGGCGAGGCCGATGCCATCCGGGAGCGCCTAGAGGCGACGTGGTCCAGGGAGGCCGACCTGAGCGCAGCCCTCGGTTCGGCGGTGGGAGCCCTGGCAGGACCCGATCGGGCGCTCGTCGGCGACGACCTAGAGGTGGCGATCCTGGCACGCCAGAACGACCGTCGTGCCTTCCGTCGGATCGAGGGCGACGACCTCGACGACCTCCTGGCGTGA
- the pafA gene encoding Pup--protein ligase: MQRRIYGIENEYGITCTVDGARRLSPDEVARYLFRRVVSWGRSSNVFLVNGARLYLDVGSHPEYATPECDSVGDVITHDKAGERILEQLVSSAEDRLRDEGIDGDIFLFKNNTDSANNSYGCHENYLTTRRDDLSDYDEVLIPFLVSRQIWAGAGKIYENPRGGAGFSISQRAAHIWEGVSSATTRSRPIINSRDEPHADAERYRRLHVIVGDSNMSEYAAFLKVGACGFLLRMLEEPSVVFRDMTLENPIRAIREISNDLTCRRPIRLASGREVTALDIQREFLDRALRFADRRETTAEEDRVLAMWEHCLDGIERDPLSLDRECDWVAKYRLVEAFRERHGLALSDPRVLLLDLQYHDVNRRRGLFYRMQDRGLVERTTTDAAIAEAVEEAPATTRARLRGEFIRRAKEQRRDFTVDWVHLKLNDQTQRTVLCKDPFRSEDDRVQKLIDSL, encoded by the coding sequence GTGCAGCGCCGGATTTACGGGATAGAGAACGAGTACGGCATCACGTGCACGGTCGACGGAGCACGTCGCCTCAGTCCGGACGAGGTAGCCCGCTACCTGTTCCGGCGGGTGGTCTCCTGGGGACGCAGCTCGAACGTGTTCCTGGTGAACGGTGCGCGCCTCTACCTCGACGTGGGATCGCATCCCGAGTACGCCACACCGGAGTGCGACTCCGTCGGTGACGTCATCACCCATGACAAGGCCGGGGAGCGGATCCTCGAACAGCTTGTGTCCAGCGCCGAGGACCGTCTCCGGGATGAGGGCATCGACGGCGACATCTTCCTCTTCAAGAACAACACGGACTCGGCCAACAACTCCTACGGGTGCCACGAGAACTATCTGACGACCCGCCGGGACGACCTCTCGGACTACGACGAGGTCCTGATCCCCTTCCTGGTGAGCCGCCAGATCTGGGCCGGGGCCGGGAAGATCTACGAGAATCCCCGGGGTGGTGCCGGGTTCAGCATCAGCCAGAGGGCCGCCCACATCTGGGAGGGTGTCTCCAGCGCCACGACCCGCTCCCGGCCGATCATCAACTCTCGGGACGAGCCCCACGCCGACGCCGAGAGGTACCGACGCCTCCACGTGATCGTCGGGGACTCGAACATGAGCGAGTACGCCGCCTTCCTCAAGGTCGGAGCATGCGGGTTCTTGCTGCGGATGCTGGAGGAACCCAGCGTGGTCTTCCGGGACATGACGCTGGAGAACCCGATACGGGCGATTCGGGAGATCAGCAACGACCTGACCTGCCGGCGGCCGATCCGCCTGGCAAGCGGGCGCGAGGTGACTGCGCTGGACATCCAGCGGGAGTTCCTGGATCGTGCGCTCCGGTTCGCCGATCGGCGGGAGACCACCGCGGAGGAGGACCGGGTGCTGGCCATGTGGGAACACTGCCTGGACGGCATCGAGCGGGATCCCCTGAGCCTCGACCGGGAGTGCGACTGGGTCGCCAAGTACCGCTTGGTGGAGGCATTCCGGGAGCGACACGGCCTGGCCCTCTCGGACCCCAGGGTTCTCCTCCTCGACCTCCAGTACCACGACGTGAACAGGCGACGGGGGCTCTTCTACCGCATGCAGGATCGGGGGCTGGTGGAGCGCACAACCACGGATGCTGCCATCGCGGAGGCTGTGGAGGAGGCACCGGCAACAACGCGGGCCAGGCTGCGTGGTGAGTTCATCCGACGGGCAAAGGAACAACGTCGGGACTTCACGGTGGACTGGGTTCACCTCAAGCTGAACGACCAGACTCAGCGCACCGTCCTCTGCAAGGACCCGTTCCGCTCCGAGGACGACAGGGTTCAGAAGCTCATCGACTCGCTCTGA
- a CDS encoding WYL domain-containing protein, which yields MAAMKKLERLLDLVALLLEAERPLGRHEIRDGLPPGAYADDDEAFRRTFERDKDELRNLGIPIEVEPLPGWDASQVGYRIHRSALEADLPALDPDEFASLALASAMVRFEDATPDVPIWMLGGGGGDADLDRSTPLADISGDPVVPDLMRAVTGGRVVSFGYRGERRTVEPHRLVFTKGHWQLSGRDRKRGAGRQYRCDRFETGVDVSDEIMDPPAVPIDVSDDHAWLFGDADLVPVRLLVDERHVAWLTGFLRSAEVVERRDDGSVVIEELVREPDAFRSFVLTFLDGAEVLEPAWFRAEMVAWLEALA from the coding sequence ATGGCGGCGATGAAGAAGTTGGAGCGGCTCCTGGACCTGGTCGCACTGCTCCTTGAGGCGGAGCGGCCGTTGGGCCGTCATGAGATCCGGGACGGGCTGCCACCCGGCGCCTATGCCGACGACGACGAGGCCTTCCGCCGCACGTTCGAACGCGACAAGGACGAGCTCCGCAACCTCGGGATACCGATCGAAGTGGAGCCCCTTCCCGGGTGGGATGCATCGCAGGTCGGCTATCGGATCCACCGTTCGGCTCTGGAGGCAGACCTCCCGGCGCTGGACCCCGATGAGTTCGCCAGCCTCGCCCTCGCATCGGCCATGGTCCGGTTCGAGGATGCGACGCCCGACGTCCCCATCTGGATGCTGGGTGGAGGCGGCGGGGATGCCGACCTCGACCGGTCGACCCCGCTGGCCGATATATCCGGGGATCCGGTCGTCCCCGACCTGATGCGCGCTGTGACCGGTGGACGGGTGGTCTCCTTCGGCTACAGGGGAGAGCGTCGGACGGTGGAACCCCACCGGCTGGTGTTCACGAAGGGCCACTGGCAACTCTCGGGCAGGGACCGGAAGCGTGGGGCCGGACGCCAGTACCGGTGCGACCGCTTCGAGACCGGGGTCGACGTCAGCGATGAGATCATGGACCCGCCGGCGGTGCCGATAGACGTCAGTGACGACCACGCCTGGCTCTTCGGGGATGCCGACCTGGTGCCCGTCCGCCTCCTCGTCGACGAACGACACGTCGCATGGCTCACCGGGTTCCTGCGGTCGGCCGAGGTGGTGGAGCGACGCGATGACGGCTCGGTCGTCATCGAGGAGCTGGTCCGGGAACCTGATGCCTTCCGGTCCTTCGTGCTGACCTTCCTGGATGGTGCCGAGGTCCTGGAGCCGGCCTGGTTCCGCGCCGAGATGGTGGCCTGGCTGGAGGCACTGGCTTGA
- a CDS encoding WYL domain-containing protein, protein MSVPSAADRVHRLLALIPWLEATHPAGADIQAVAERFDYPAGDLIRDLTDVVNFVTADPYQSFLVFDIVVTEDRIRVDRNDLLGKPMRMDPADLTALVAAGRAVAALVDEDDMGPLERAVAKLAGARGSMEETVQIRLSAGDEPVLAVLREAIRTGRCVDIDYYSYGRDVETTRVVEPHRCLYDGFWYLMGHCRLAGDRRVFRLDRVRRVNVTDQEFQPPVDMADAMDGIPVDGSLPEVTLCLSPEVRWVVDQYPHTGMVAEDDGRLRVTLPVTAERWLERLLLRLGPAAEVVGAPVGLGEDLRCAAAKRVLARYR, encoded by the coding sequence TTGAGCGTCCCGAGCGCCGCTGACCGGGTGCATCGCCTCCTTGCCCTGATCCCGTGGCTGGAGGCGACCCACCCCGCTGGAGCCGACATCCAGGCGGTGGCCGAACGGTTCGACTATCCGGCCGGAGACCTCATTCGGGACCTCACCGACGTTGTCAACTTCGTGACCGCGGATCCCTACCAGAGCTTCCTGGTGTTCGACATCGTGGTCACCGAGGATCGCATCCGGGTGGACCGCAACGATCTCCTGGGTAAGCCGATGCGCATGGACCCCGCCGACCTGACGGCCCTGGTGGCGGCGGGCCGAGCCGTGGCGGCCCTGGTCGACGAGGACGACATGGGGCCGTTGGAGCGGGCCGTGGCCAAGCTGGCCGGGGCCAGGGGCTCGATGGAAGAGACGGTGCAGATCCGCCTGTCGGCCGGCGACGAGCCGGTCCTGGCCGTGCTCCGGGAGGCGATTCGGACCGGCAGGTGCGTGGACATCGACTACTACTCCTACGGTCGTGACGTGGAGACGACGCGGGTCGTGGAGCCCCACCGGTGCCTCTACGACGGCTTCTGGTACCTGATGGGCCACTGTCGGCTGGCGGGCGACCGGCGGGTCTTCCGCCTGGACAGGGTGCGCCGGGTCAACGTGACCGACCAGGAGTTCCAGCCGCCGGTCGACATGGCCGACGCCATGGATGGCATCCCGGTGGATGGGAGCCTCCCCGAGGTGACGCTATGCCTCAGCCCAGAGGTGCGATGGGTGGTGGACCAGTACCCCCATACGGGCATGGTCGCCGAAGACGACGGGCGACTTCGGGTGACCCTGCCCGTCACCGCCGAACGGTGGCTGGAGCGACTCCTGCTCCGCCTGGGTCCGGCAGCCGAGGTCGTGGGTGCTCCTGTCGGGCTTGGAGAGGACCTCCGGTGTGCGGCCGCCAAGAGGGTGCTGGCCCGCTACCGCTGA
- the lepB gene encoding signal peptidase I, which translates to MTRADLTGGTPPPAASLDGTFSVSTAPLPPEVRVEAPQEVDLGIPGRGVSARRSVLEWGSVLLGALVLAMLVRAFLFQAFYIPSPSMEPTLWSGDRILVNKVSYDLHDVNRGDIVVFRAPPGSGIGDDDLIKRVIALPGERVTAEEGRLLIDGGLLIEPYLPYQEGTAGFGMVPWCADGGDGACTVPDGHVFVMGDNRPNSRDSRYFGPVPIESIVGRAFVRVWPLGALDRL; encoded by the coding sequence GTGACCAGGGCCGACCTCACCGGCGGGACGCCACCTCCGGCCGCATCCCTGGATGGGACCTTCTCGGTGTCGACGGCGCCCCTTCCACCAGAGGTGCGAGTGGAAGCGCCACAGGAGGTGGATCTGGGGATCCCCGGCAGGGGAGTGTCGGCCCGACGGTCAGTGCTGGAGTGGGGGTCGGTGCTCCTCGGGGCGTTGGTGTTGGCGATGCTGGTGCGGGCCTTCCTGTTCCAGGCCTTCTACATCCCATCGCCGTCGATGGAGCCGACCCTGTGGTCCGGGGACCGGATCCTCGTCAACAAGGTGAGCTACGACCTCCACGACGTCAACCGGGGGGACATCGTGGTCTTCCGGGCGCCACCGGGTTCCGGCATCGGTGACGATGACCTGATCAAGAGGGTGATAGCGCTCCCCGGCGAGAGGGTGACCGCGGAGGAAGGACGCCTGCTCATCGACGGTGGTCTGCTGATCGAGCCGTACCTGCCGTACCAGGAGGGCACCGCCGGCTTCGGCATGGTTCCCTGGTGCGCCGATGGTGGGGACGGTGCTTGCACGGTGCCGGACGGCCATGTGTTCGTGATGGGTGACAACAGGCCGAACTCGCGGGACAGTCGTTACTTCGGCCCCGTGCCGATCGAGTCCATAGTGGGGCGTGCCTTCGTGAGGGTGTGGCCACTGGGGGCCCTCGACCGACTCTGA
- a CDS encoding glycerophosphodiester phosphodiesterase, with translation MSTTAEWSSDPILFAHRGGRAHAPENSLQAFATARSMGATGLESDVWCTVDGVPVLHHDGRVGSLFRRRPIGDVPHTAIPASVPTLADLYRTVGPDMQVSLDLKDPAAIHAVLDVARRHRAAGSLWICHPEHALLADWRDLDRDLRLVHSTRFDHIVEGPERRAADLAGSGVDAVNLPEPDWSGGLVTLFQRFGLLCLGWDAQHPRQIDRLLKLGLDGIYGDHVDRLVDGLARRRPVL, from the coding sequence GTGTCCACCACCGCCGAATGGTCCTCCGACCCAATCCTGTTCGCCCACCGGGGCGGACGGGCGCATGCCCCCGAGAACTCCCTCCAGGCCTTCGCAACTGCCCGCTCCATGGGTGCCACCGGGCTTGAGAGCGACGTGTGGTGCACCGTCGACGGCGTTCCGGTCCTGCACCACGATGGCCGGGTCGGATCGCTGTTCCGGCGGCGCCCGATCGGAGATGTGCCACACACCGCGATCCCCGCCTCCGTACCGACCCTGGCGGACCTCTATCGGACCGTGGGACCGGACATGCAGGTGTCGCTGGACCTGAAGGACCCCGCCGCCATCCATGCCGTCCTTGACGTGGCGCGCCGACACCGCGCCGCCGGGTCGCTGTGGATCTGCCACCCGGAACACGCCCTCCTGGCCGACTGGCGGGACCTGGACCGGGACCTCCGCCTGGTCCACTCCACGCGGTTCGACCACATCGTCGAGGGTCCCGAGCGGCGGGCCGCCGACCTGGCGGGATCAGGTGTCGATGCCGTCAACCTTCCCGAACCCGACTGGAGTGGGGGGCTGGTAACCCTCTTCCAGCGGTTCGGCCTCCTGTGCCTCGGGTGGGATGCACAACACCCTCGCCAGATCGATCGCCTGCTGAAGCTCGGGCTGGACGGTATCTACGGTGACCACGTGGACCGTCTCGTTGACGGCCTCGCCAGGCGTCGGCCAGTCCTCTGA
- a CDS encoding twin-arginine translocase TatA/TatE family subunit, giving the protein MGNLGGGEILVILMLGLLVLGPARLAVVARHMGSMVREVRRVAEGFQEEIRDLVEDPSIETLARERGRHLTVPDGAAPDRPTEQDGA; this is encoded by the coding sequence ATGGGCAACCTCGGGGGCGGAGAGATCCTGGTCATCCTCATGCTCGGCCTGCTGGTGCTCGGCCCAGCACGCCTGGCGGTGGTGGCTAGGCACATGGGCAGCATGGTGCGTGAGGTACGACGGGTCGCCGAAGGCTTCCAGGAGGAGATCCGGGACCTGGTGGAAGATCCCTCCATCGAGACCCTGGCCCGGGAACGGGGTCGTCACCTGACCGTGCCGGACGGGGCGGCTCCGGACCGGCCCACGGAGCAGGACGGTGCGTGA
- the tatC gene encoding twin-arginine translocase subunit TatC, whose translation MPLLEHLEELRRRLIRSVAAVSLGAVACWILYPQILDLLLEPYCQIRGSNIRSTTFGSGCELLVTDPLEPFGVRMMVAGYGGVALAMPVLLWQAWRFVAPGLHVAERRWAIPFVALGVLLFASGCGLAYWSIPRALDFLIGIGGPDLVSVFSPSRYLGFVVKMMLAFGLGFEFPLVLVFLQLIGVLTPAALRRTRRYAVVGIVALVAVLTPSGDPFTLLILSVPMLLFYELAILVGALRDRRRRRARVR comes from the coding sequence ATGCCCCTCCTCGAGCACCTGGAGGAGCTCCGCCGACGGCTGATCCGTTCGGTTGCGGCCGTCTCACTCGGGGCGGTGGCCTGTTGGATCCTCTACCCGCAGATCCTTGACCTGCTCCTCGAGCCCTACTGCCAGATCCGTGGCTCGAATATCAGGTCGACGACCTTCGGTAGCGGGTGCGAGCTCCTCGTGACGGATCCCCTGGAGCCCTTCGGCGTCCGGATGATGGTGGCTGGCTACGGCGGCGTGGCCCTGGCCATGCCCGTGCTCCTCTGGCAGGCGTGGCGCTTTGTGGCTCCCGGCCTCCACGTTGCGGAGCGACGCTGGGCAATACCGTTTGTGGCCCTCGGTGTGCTGCTCTTCGCCTCGGGCTGCGGCCTCGCCTACTGGAGCATCCCGCGGGCGCTGGACTTCCTGATCGGGATTGGCGGCCCCGACCTGGTGAGCGTGTTCTCACCGTCCCGGTATCTGGGCTTCGTGGTCAAGATGATGCTGGCCTTCGGCCTGGGCTTCGAGTTCCCACTGGTCCTCGTATTCCTGCAGTTGATCGGCGTCCTCACCCCTGCGGCGCTACGGCGGACCCGGCGCTACGCGGTGGTCGGCATCGTGGCCCTGGTCGCCGTGCTGACCCCAAGCGGTGATCCGTTCACGCTCCTGATCCTGTCGGTGCCGATGCTCCTGTTCTACGAGTTGGCCATCCTCGTGGGAGCACTCAGGGACCGCCGTCGGCGACGGGCCCGGGTCAGGTGA